One window from the genome of Bacillus weihaiensis encodes:
- a CDS encoding competence protein ComK: MKKVYSITVCTGGIITDSTMGIFPHYTSTGHIHCQMLDKYGEKLVEKDTRFVLNTSCIYYGSDFNGRLESARHILIGKKNLPIMVSLSLGICMIPLSSPMKNDTPWISLKYIEDIQPNGAGSIITFQNDVKVEVNITKNVLEDRRNKASRLFSTYYYRKMMGRGDIDSGFGVAEKPGDYY, encoded by the coding sequence ATGAAAAAGGTTTATTCCATCACAGTTTGCACAGGAGGAATTATTACGGACTCAACAATGGGAATCTTCCCGCATTATACGAGTACGGGTCATATCCATTGCCAAATGCTCGACAAATATGGAGAGAAGCTAGTAGAAAAGGATACTCGTTTTGTCTTAAATACAAGCTGTATTTATTATGGTAGTGACTTTAACGGAAGACTTGAATCTGCTAGGCATATTTTGATAGGGAAGAAAAACCTTCCTATAATGGTGAGTTTATCATTAGGAATCTGTATGATTCCCCTCTCATCTCCAATGAAGAATGATACACCTTGGATTTCATTAAAGTATATTGAGGATATTCAACCAAATGGCGCTGGTAGCATCATTACCTTTCAAAATGATGTAAAAGTTGAGGTGAATATCACAAAGAATGTACTAGAGGATAGGAGAAACAAAGCATCACGGCTTTTTAGTACATATTATTATAGAAAAATGATGGGCAGGGGAGATATTGATAGTGGGTTTGGGGTAGCGGAGAAGCCGGGAGATTATTATTAG
- a CDS encoding ABC transporter ATP-binding protein → MKEIKEMFVRQETKHAIELVDIKKQFYDRKNDSMVEVIKNISLQIRDKEFISIVGPSGCGKSTMFNIIAGLLEPSGGMVKVHGHNIVSSTGHVGYMMQKDLLFPWRTILENVGLGLEIRGIPKKERDEIAMDYLSKYNLQDFAQAYPATLSGGMRQRVALIRTLAFNPEIILLDEPFSALDYQTRLVLEDEILQILQDFGKTVVLITHDIGEAIAMSDRIAVMSQRPTYVKKICDVGLAKKHGSVIQARSDQKYNELFDEIWNELDIQMGRSS, encoded by the coding sequence ATGAAGGAAATTAAGGAAATGTTTGTAAGACAGGAGACGAAGCATGCAATTGAATTAGTGGATATTAAGAAACAGTTTTATGATCGGAAAAATGACAGTATGGTGGAGGTTATTAAGAATATTTCTCTCCAAATTCGAGATAAGGAGTTTATCAGTATAGTAGGTCCAAGTGGTTGTGGAAAGAGTACGATGTTTAACATTATTGCGGGGTTACTTGAGCCTTCAGGTGGGATGGTAAAGGTACATGGGCATAACATTGTAAGCTCGACTGGACATGTAGGGTATATGATGCAAAAAGATTTGTTATTTCCATGGAGAACGATTTTAGAGAATGTTGGACTTGGGCTAGAGATAAGAGGAATACCGAAAAAAGAACGAGATGAAATTGCAATGGACTATTTATCTAAGTATAACCTACAGGATTTTGCGCAAGCTTATCCAGCTACCCTTTCAGGTGGGATGAGACAAAGAGTGGCATTGATTCGAACACTTGCCTTCAATCCAGAAATCATTTTGTTAGACGAACCTTTTTCTGCGTTAGATTATCAAACCAGACTAGTACTAGAGGATGAGATCCTTCAAATTCTTCAGGATTTTGGGAAAACAGTTGTGTTGATTACACATGATATTGGCGAGGCAATCGCGATGTCTGATCGGATTGCGGTAATGTCTCAACGCCCAACATATGTAAAAAAAATCTGCGACGTTGGGCTTGCTAAGAAGCATGGATCTGTTATACAAGCTCGTAGTGACCAAAAGTATAATGAACTTTTTGATGAGATTTGGAATGAACTAGATATTCAAATGGGGAGGAGTTCGTAA
- a CDS encoding ABC transporter permease yields MSATHVESQTVGKVAARKEKKKINAAVTQNLSRVLLVALGLIAWQLGVQLEWINPFLMGSPLGILEEYTRLIQSGELFTDTFATVFATIIGFIIGSLLGSVIGLLLWYSKFLARVLDPFVVALNGLPKIALAPMIIIWFGSGMFSKIALAIIATLIVALLSAYQGTHQIDSNLVNLMRSLGSTKSQIFRKVVIPSTMPWIISAFRLNIGFALVAVIGGEFISSDKGLGRMIFVAGNLFNLNIVWVGVITLMIVAITLYFIVSKLELRLLPWDDKNKAND; encoded by the coding sequence ATGAGTGCGACACATGTAGAGAGTCAAACGGTTGGAAAAGTGGCTGCAAGAAAAGAAAAGAAGAAAATAAATGCGGCAGTAACCCAAAATCTCTCAAGGGTTTTACTAGTAGCGTTAGGCTTGATAGCTTGGCAACTCGGTGTTCAGTTAGAGTGGATTAACCCATTTCTGATGGGCTCACCACTTGGGATATTAGAAGAATATACAAGACTGATACAAAGTGGGGAGCTATTTACAGATACATTTGCGACAGTTTTTGCAACAATCATAGGATTTATAATTGGAAGTTTGCTAGGGTCTGTTATTGGACTGTTACTTTGGTATTCCAAGTTTCTTGCTAGAGTCCTAGATCCTTTTGTTGTTGCGTTAAACGGACTTCCGAAGATAGCGTTAGCACCTATGATTATTATTTGGTTTGGTTCAGGAATGTTCTCTAAAATTGCGTTAGCGATCATTGCTACATTAATTGTAGCCCTTTTATCGGCTTATCAAGGGACACATCAAATCGATTCAAATCTAGTGAATTTAATGAGGTCATTAGGGTCGACTAAAAGCCAGATTTTCAGAAAGGTAGTCATACCTTCTACAATGCCTTGGATTATCTCTGCTTTTCGCTTAAATATTGGTTTTGCACTAGTTGCAGTAATTGGTGGAGAGTTTATTTCATCCGATAAGGGATTGGGTCGCATGATCTTTGTGGCTGGGAACCTATTTAATCTGAATATTGTATGGGTCGGTGTGATTACTTTAATGATTGTAGCTATTACATTATATTTTATCGTCTCCAAGCTAGAGCTACGCTTATTGCCATGGGATGATAAAAATAAAGCAAACGATTAA
- a CDS encoding ABC transporter substrate-binding protein: MKKISLVITSLFLLLLAGCSGGEGASSSSTESQSSGEASTEMDTVLVTEAFHSLLYLPLYVGNKEGIFKDNNINLSTIRSAGTGPTALASVLSGEAQFSVHGPEHVGFAQEKGGAAKAISAVANSAPVWVLANEDVEFDSPADLKGKKIVVHQAPGTSNTLLKRLLIDAGLDYEKDVSVMEVQSGSELGPVLAGEADIVVVYEPQVDQGVAQGLKIVYDFTEDYPEYAFSTFNASEKLISENPDLVKRFVLSMDQSLKLMHESPDIAVAVALEEFPELEEEVVTKAVNRMIESNVYPPDVTITNEAFDTAIDMQKFVGNIKTDMKFEDIVDPSFQPNE; this comes from the coding sequence TTGAAAAAAATATCGTTAGTTATCACTTCATTGTTTCTATTGCTTTTGGCCGGTTGTTCTGGAGGAGAAGGTGCGTCCTCTAGCTCAACAGAATCTCAATCTAGTGGCGAAGCATCTACAGAAATGGATACGGTGCTAGTAACAGAAGCCTTCCATAGCTTGTTGTACTTACCACTTTATGTTGGAAATAAAGAAGGGATTTTTAAGGATAATAATATTAATCTCTCAACTATTCGTTCAGCAGGTACAGGTCCGACTGCTTTAGCCTCAGTTTTATCTGGTGAAGCTCAGTTTTCTGTTCACGGACCAGAGCATGTAGGTTTTGCACAAGAAAAAGGGGGGGCAGCAAAGGCCATTAGTGCTGTAGCAAATAGTGCTCCAGTTTGGGTTTTAGCAAATGAAGATGTAGAATTTGACTCACCTGCGGATTTAAAAGGGAAGAAAATTGTTGTACACCAAGCACCAGGAACGTCTAATACACTATTAAAACGATTGTTAATTGATGCAGGTTTAGATTATGAAAAAGATGTATCTGTGATGGAGGTTCAAAGTGGTTCTGAATTAGGACCAGTTCTTGCTGGAGAAGCAGATATTGTCGTCGTTTATGAACCGCAAGTAGATCAGGGAGTTGCACAAGGGCTTAAAATTGTTTACGACTTTACAGAGGATTATCCAGAGTACGCATTCTCAACGTTTAATGCCTCAGAAAAATTAATTAGTGAGAACCCAGATCTTGTGAAACGCTTTGTTTTATCAATGGATCAATCCTTGAAACTTATGCATGAAAGTCCAGATATTGCCGTTGCTGTTGCACTCGAAGAATTTCCTGAGTTAGAAGAGGAGGTTGTAACAAAAGCAGTAAATCGGATGATTGAAAGTAACGTCTATCCACCGGATGTCACGATTACGAATGAAGCATTTGACACAGCCATTGATATGCAAAAGTTTGTTGGGAATATCAAAACGGATATGAAATTTGAAGATATTGTAGATCCAAGCTTTCAGCCAAATGAGTAA
- a CDS encoding amidase, whose product MLKTNIGDLTIKTARELLEKRDISPTELVSLFLKRIEEINPEVQAWVTVEKETAFQRARELEESMKDRESLPPLFGIPYGAKDIICTKGVPTEAGSNVLKGFIPGEDATIIKKLHQSGAIMLGKTTTTEFANWGGTPNTRNAWNLNHTPGGSSSGSAAGLASGMSLMTLGTQTAGSLSRPAAYNGLTVLKATYGRISKKGVFPASTSLDHVGAFTKTVEDTVLVYNQLSGPDEEDEATWKMPKQELRIQENRELKIGIVEDPYFEADEQVTLAYEEAVKELQNIGFRVKKVKMPKSFLAANAAQAVVMQAETAHYHASNYHSNKELFGKYLQDFIREGLKITADNYLDAQTMRTIFRKELQEELFSDIDVLVTPATPTPAPEGIAQTGSPAFNLPFTNAGIPTLVLPTGFVKMTNLPVAFQLASAPLKEQHVIDVGYMFQRVTDWHLQTPALSV is encoded by the coding sequence ATGCTTAAAACAAATATTGGCGATTTAACAATTAAAACAGCGCGAGAATTATTAGAAAAGAGAGACATATCACCAACTGAACTTGTTTCATTGTTTTTAAAAAGAATTGAAGAAATTAACCCAGAAGTGCAAGCTTGGGTTACTGTAGAAAAGGAAACAGCATTCCAAAGAGCAAGGGAACTAGAGGAGTCTATGAAGGATAGAGAATCATTACCACCTCTTTTTGGTATTCCTTATGGGGCAAAGGATATTATTTGTACAAAAGGGGTTCCAACAGAAGCTGGTTCGAATGTGTTGAAGGGATTCATTCCAGGTGAGGATGCGACGATCATTAAAAAACTCCATCAATCAGGGGCGATTATGCTAGGTAAAACAACGACAACGGAGTTTGCCAATTGGGGTGGGACACCGAACACGAGAAATGCTTGGAATCTAAACCATACGCCTGGTGGTTCGAGTTCGGGATCTGCAGCAGGCCTTGCATCAGGGATGTCTCTAATGACACTTGGAACCCAAACAGCTGGCTCTCTTTCAAGACCCGCAGCATACAACGGATTAACTGTTTTAAAGGCAACATATGGTAGGATTAGTAAAAAAGGTGTCTTTCCAGCAAGTACGAGTCTTGATCATGTGGGAGCCTTTACAAAAACGGTAGAAGATACGGTCCTTGTCTATAATCAACTTTCAGGACCTGATGAAGAGGATGAAGCTACGTGGAAAATGCCAAAACAGGAGCTACGTATTCAAGAGAATCGGGAGTTAAAGATTGGAATAGTGGAGGATCCATACTTTGAAGCAGATGAACAAGTAACGCTTGCCTATGAAGAGGCCGTGAAGGAATTACAAAATATCGGCTTTCGAGTGAAAAAAGTAAAAATGCCAAAAAGCTTTTTAGCAGCGAATGCTGCGCAAGCAGTAGTAATGCAGGCGGAAACAGCCCATTATCATGCTAGCAACTATCATAGTAACAAAGAACTCTTTGGCAAGTATTTGCAGGATTTTATCAGAGAAGGACTAAAGATTACAGCGGATAATTACTTGGATGCCCAGACGATGCGGACTATATTCAGAAAAGAATTGCAGGAGGAGTTATTTTCTGATATTGATGTGCTTGTTACACCAGCAACACCTACTCCAGCACCAGAAGGAATCGCGCAGACAGGTTCCCCAGCTTTTAACTTACCTTTTACAAATGCAGGGATTCCAACCCTTGTGCTACCAACTGGGTTTGTGAAGATGACCAATTTACCGGTGGCATTTCAATTAGCTTCAGCACCTTTAAAGGAGCAACATGTAATAGATGTAGGATATATGTTCCAAAGAGTGACGGATTGGCATTTACAAACTCCAGCGTTGAGTGTTTGA
- a CDS encoding sulfite exporter TauE/SafE family protein — MIILTMLVLGTILGFVGAGGSGFIIAVLVTFFHIPVHFALGTAVTVMFLSVLSGSWGHFQAGNLYVKQGLYIGMFGAIGGYIGSQITRLIEPEVLLIFTVSSLFLSGILLWIKTKITIEHETDIQKAHKKSKLVVIGLGNGFVSGALGIGAASFIQISLLKWVGLPLRMAAGTTMLVILPIALGASFGYIQAGYFDPILFIQVALGTVIGSYFGSKLTKKAPQIILRVGMVATPVVSAVIMILNFL, encoded by the coding sequence ATGATTATTTTAACCATGCTGGTTCTGGGCACAATTTTGGGGTTCGTAGGTGCAGGAGGATCTGGATTTATCATCGCTGTTTTGGTTACATTTTTTCATATACCGGTCCATTTCGCGCTAGGAACAGCAGTTACCGTGATGTTTTTAAGTGTTCTGTCAGGGAGCTGGGGACATTTTCAAGCAGGCAATTTATATGTAAAGCAAGGACTCTATATCGGGATGTTTGGAGCCATTGGTGGTTATATTGGCTCTCAAATCACTCGACTGATTGAACCTGAAGTACTTCTGATTTTTACGGTATCTTCACTGTTTCTCTCAGGTATTTTACTTTGGATAAAAACCAAAATAACGATAGAGCATGAGACAGATATACAAAAAGCACATAAAAAATCGAAGCTTGTCGTGATTGGGCTTGGAAATGGGTTTGTTTCTGGAGCGCTAGGTATTGGGGCAGCTTCCTTCATCCAAATTTCTCTGTTGAAGTGGGTGGGGCTACCATTAAGAATGGCCGCAGGAACGACAATGCTTGTCATTCTACCGATTGCATTGGGTGCATCTTTCGGATATATTCAAGCGGGGTATTTTGATCCAATTCTCTTTATACAGGTTGCTTTAGGCACAGTGATTGGTTCCTATTTTGGATCAAAATTAACGAAGAAAGCCCCACAAATTATTTTACGGGTCGGTATGGTGGCGACTCCGGTTGTGAGTGCAGTTATTATGATCTTAAATTTTCTTTGA
- a CDS encoding GntR family transcriptional regulator, with protein MRLHTNSHIPLYVQIKQELLRKIEGGQYIVGMQLPSEHELMEYYGVSRPTVRQAIVELVQEGVLVRGRGRGTFVSQPLITSNAQVFTTFADIMKAKGVEQGARVIEKNQSLTSEQLSRELEISLGEEIYEIVRLRLGNKEPLVIRTTQVSSKLCPGLLEEDVENKTLYSIFQEKYGLVPAGATQTFQAVKATAFEANLLKIEIGEPLMLWEGVVYTQNRIPIEKAKALYRGDRFSFNINQGRDFETHAGVEKMGVGILDF; from the coding sequence ATGCGATTACATACTAATTCGCACATACCATTGTATGTTCAAATAAAGCAGGAGCTATTACGAAAGATAGAGGGGGGACAGTATATCGTAGGAATGCAGTTGCCCTCGGAGCATGAGTTGATGGAGTATTATGGTGTGAGTAGACCGACTGTAAGGCAAGCAATTGTAGAATTAGTGCAAGAAGGCGTATTAGTTAGAGGTAGAGGGAGAGGAACATTTGTCTCACAGCCACTCATTACAAGTAATGCACAAGTGTTCACCACGTTTGCCGATATTATGAAGGCAAAAGGAGTAGAACAAGGAGCGAGAGTAATTGAAAAGAACCAAAGCCTTACTTCTGAACAACTTTCACGTGAACTTGAGATTTCTTTAGGAGAAGAAATTTATGAGATTGTAAGGCTACGACTAGGAAATAAGGAACCACTTGTTATTCGAACAACACAGGTTTCTAGTAAGCTATGTCCTGGATTATTAGAAGAAGATGTAGAGAACAAGACACTCTATTCTATTTTTCAAGAGAAATATGGTCTTGTTCCAGCAGGTGCAACGCAAACCTTTCAAGCGGTCAAAGCAACAGCATTTGAAGCAAATCTACTGAAAATTGAAATTGGAGAGCCTCTTATGCTATGGGAAGGTGTCGTCTACACTCAAAATAGAATCCCAATTGAAAAAGCTAAAGCCCTCTACCGAGGAGACCGATTCTCCTTCAACATCAATCAAGGCAGAGACTTTGAAACCCACGCAGGTGTGGAGAAAATGGGTGTCGGTATATTGGATTTTTGA
- the codB gene encoding cytosine permease codes for MKMAKDHDYALQPVPADSRNGFWKMLMIMMGFTFFSASMMSGGTLGSGLSFSQFLLVVMAGNLLLGLYTGALAYIGGKTGLSTHLLTQYSFGEKGSYLASFLLGATQVGWFGVGVAMFAYPVQKATGMNMYVLIIVAGLLMTATAYFGIKALTILSFIAVPAIMVLGSVSVGMATDSVGGIQALFGQQPVEPISLSAALAVCIGSFISGGTLTPDFARFARTKKLAVSTTLIAFFIGNSLMFIFGAVGVIATGVSDISEVMFLQGLLLPAILVLGLNIWTTNDNSLYASGLGFSNITKIHKNKIVVFNGIVGTLLSIWLYNHFISWLTFLNSTLPPFGAILLAHFFIIKRGKYSDFSKTKFKAVNWLAITAWVIGVLCAQFLPGIAPVNAVLGSAGSFILLSYIEKKNETTTTTIEKVS; via the coding sequence ATGAAGATGGCAAAGGATCATGACTATGCCTTACAACCAGTACCTGCGGACAGTCGGAATGGGTTTTGGAAGATGCTTATGATTATGATGGGATTTACTTTCTTCTCGGCAAGTATGATGTCAGGAGGAACATTAGGAAGTGGGTTATCCTTTTCCCAATTTCTCTTAGTCGTAATGGCAGGTAATTTGCTTTTAGGACTTTATACGGGTGCATTAGCTTATATTGGTGGAAAAACGGGGTTATCGACGCATTTATTAACGCAATATTCTTTCGGTGAAAAAGGATCTTATTTAGCTTCCTTTTTATTAGGTGCGACACAGGTCGGATGGTTCGGTGTGGGCGTTGCTATGTTCGCTTATCCCGTTCAGAAAGCAACAGGGATGAATATGTATGTACTGATTATCGTTGCAGGGCTTTTGATGACTGCTACGGCTTATTTTGGCATAAAGGCTTTAACCATTTTAAGTTTTATTGCGGTACCAGCCATTATGGTTTTAGGAAGTGTTTCGGTGGGGATGGCAACGGACTCAGTTGGGGGCATCCAAGCCTTATTTGGTCAGCAGCCGGTTGAACCGATCAGTCTATCTGCTGCATTGGCGGTGTGTATCGGGTCCTTTATAAGTGGAGGGACATTAACCCCTGATTTTGCCCGATTTGCACGGACGAAAAAGCTGGCTGTTTCCACTACATTAATTGCCTTCTTCATAGGGAATTCACTGATGTTTATTTTTGGAGCTGTTGGTGTTATTGCAACCGGCGTCTCAGATATTTCAGAAGTTATGTTTCTGCAAGGATTACTCCTGCCTGCAATCTTAGTACTTGGTTTAAATATTTGGACGACGAATGATAATTCTTTATATGCATCAGGATTAGGCTTCTCAAATATCACGAAGATTCATAAAAACAAAATTGTTGTGTTTAATGGAATAGTAGGTACACTTTTATCCATTTGGTTATATAACCATTTTATTAGCTGGTTAACGTTTTTAAATTCAACCCTACCGCCGTTTGGTGCGATTCTACTTGCCCATTTTTTCATTATAAAACGCGGTAAATATTCTGATTTTTCAAAAACTAAATTCAAGGCAGTGAACTGGCTTGCTATTACAGCTTGGGTTATTGGGGTACTATGCGCGCAATTCCTACCAGGTATTGCCCCAGTCAATGCAGTACTCGGTTCAGCAGGATCCTTTATCCTTCTGAGTTATATCGAGAAAAAGAATGAAACAACAACTACAACTATTGAAAAGGTGAGTTAA
- the codA gene encoding cytosine deaminase, with protein sequence MIIKNATLHKKKDLYHLYIEDGMIKKITTEALDIDGETIVDVKGSLVLPPFVEPHIHLDTTMTAGEPFWNQSGTLFEGIQNWSERKKSLTKEDVKQRAKMALKWQIAQGIQSVRTHVDVTDPRLLALEALLEVKEEMAPYVNLQLVAFPQEGILSYPNGAELLEEALRMGADVVGGIPHYEYTREDGVESVKIAFKLAEKYDRLIDFHCDEIDDEQSRFLEVVAATAYRLGMGEKVTASHTTAMHSYNNAYVAKLFRLLKQSNINFVANPLVNLHLQGRFDSYPKRRGITRVKELVEADINVCFGHDDIFDQWYPLGTGNMLQVLHVGLHACHMMGYEQINQSMNLITTNSAKTMNLPNEDYGIEEGKRANLIVLEAKDEYNAIRKQASVLYSIRNGNIIAETKPRDTKIWIGTEGHESSPTPEPIRFDL encoded by the coding sequence ATGATTATAAAAAATGCTACACTTCATAAGAAAAAGGACCTCTATCATCTTTACATAGAGGACGGAATGATAAAAAAAATAACGACAGAGGCGTTGGATATTGATGGAGAGACGATAGTGGATGTCAAAGGCTCCCTTGTCCTCCCTCCATTTGTCGAGCCTCATATCCATTTAGATACAACAATGACAGCAGGTGAACCATTTTGGAATCAAAGTGGAACCCTATTTGAAGGTATTCAAAACTGGTCAGAAAGAAAAAAATCTCTTACGAAAGAAGATGTGAAGCAACGTGCAAAAATGGCGTTAAAGTGGCAAATTGCTCAAGGAATTCAAAGTGTACGCACACATGTTGATGTAACAGATCCTAGGCTTCTAGCGTTAGAAGCATTGTTAGAGGTAAAAGAAGAAATGGCTCCTTATGTGAATCTTCAGCTCGTTGCTTTTCCTCAAGAAGGCATCCTCTCTTATCCTAATGGAGCTGAGCTTTTAGAAGAGGCATTGCGAATGGGGGCAGATGTTGTTGGCGGTATTCCTCACTATGAATATACGAGAGAGGATGGAGTAGAATCAGTGAAAATAGCTTTCAAGCTTGCTGAAAAGTACGACCGATTGATTGATTTTCATTGTGATGAAATTGATGATGAACAATCACGTTTTCTAGAGGTGGTCGCAGCCACTGCCTACCGTCTAGGGATGGGTGAAAAAGTAACAGCAAGTCATACAACTGCGATGCATTCATATAACAATGCTTACGTAGCAAAGCTTTTTCGTTTACTAAAACAGTCGAACATCAACTTTGTTGCCAACCCACTTGTGAATCTGCATTTACAAGGGCGCTTTGACAGCTATCCAAAGCGTAGAGGAATTACACGAGTAAAAGAACTAGTTGAAGCGGACATCAATGTTTGCTTCGGTCACGATGATATTTTTGACCAATGGTATCCTCTAGGAACCGGTAATATGCTTCAGGTCCTCCATGTAGGATTGCACGCTTGCCATATGATGGGCTATGAACAAATCAATCAATCGATGAATCTTATTACAACTAATAGCGCAAAAACGATGAACCTACCTAATGAAGATTATGGAATTGAAGAAGGCAAAAGAGCCAATCTCATTGTCCTAGAAGCAAAGGATGAATATAACGCCATTCGAAAGCAAGCATCTGTGCTCTACTCCATTAGAAATGGAAACATCATAGCCGAAACAAAGCCCCGTGACACAAAGATCTGGATCGGGACAGAAGGACATGAATCAAGTCCTACACCAGAGCCAATTCGCTTTGACTTATAA
- a CDS encoding ABC transporter ATPase, protein MKRLLTEEDFKILRGPLESGRQSPASLGGTLFLTVFMQALMYYLIYYVAAANSIYPNINEIKSTHFWLTLVLSVLAILYSIPYIYYKSQKIQYLLTILAGLNIGGAFMYLGAIFIMGENVHATQEALIQFTYTTLSIALLLFVVTFIRFYMLLKNGKYREGSMRGMIRGSFESKSYIPLAIVGSTGLVMILQYLFRNGYFNSLETFTLIILPFLIFYTMIFVLPEQLVILYCKYRFKSFNFNERGYLCSSEGAKDQSSEVNM, encoded by the coding sequence TTGAAGAGACTATTAACCGAAGAAGATTTTAAAATTCTAAGAGGTCCTCTTGAATCAGGACGACAAAGTCCAGCATCATTAGGAGGAACCTTATTCTTAACTGTGTTTATGCAAGCATTAATGTATTATTTAATTTATTATGTTGCTGCTGCAAATAGTATATATCCAAATATAAACGAAATAAAATCTACACATTTTTGGCTGACACTTGTATTAAGTGTTTTGGCGATTCTATATTCCATCCCTTATATATACTATAAAAGCCAAAAAATTCAATATCTCCTAACAATATTAGCTGGATTAAATATTGGTGGGGCGTTCATGTATTTAGGAGCCATATTTATCATGGGTGAGAATGTTCATGCAACACAGGAAGCACTTATTCAGTTTACATATACAACGTTATCGATAGCTTTGCTGCTATTTGTTGTTACATTTATTCGTTTTTATATGTTATTAAAAAACGGTAAATATAGAGAAGGATCAATGAGAGGGATGATAAGAGGAAGTTTTGAATCAAAATCATATATTCCACTTGCAATCGTAGGAAGTACAGGATTGGTTATGATCTTACAATACCTTTTTAGGAATGGTTATTTTAATTCACTAGAAACTTTTACTCTAATCATCCTTCCTTTCCTAATCTTTTACACCATGATCTTCGTCTTACCTGAACAACTAGTTATTCTTTATTGTAAATACAGGTTTAAAAGTTTTAATTTCAATGAGAGAGGTTATCTTTGTTCTTCAGAGGGTGCAAAGGACCAAAGTTCAGAGGTCAACATGTAA
- a CDS encoding ABC transporter ATPase — protein sequence MFGQLTAKDFAVLRIPLESGRQSPDSVGGILFLGIFLQWLLYFLTYYVAGAYTRFPNIEKVQDTHFWITIILSGLSLLFCIPTVYRKLDKLQYLISIIVSQNLFGVFPYFCGLFLIGEGPNATTEMMITFTYISLTIAIVLFIATSIRFYILLKKGKYREGSTRGIIRSKVEATSYLPFAIIGGLGLFYILQYMIKSGALASFEHFIMTLLFLLIFYAMIFVLPEQLVILYCKFRFKSFTFNERGYLYSEEENKTYKVT from the coding sequence ATGTTCGGGCAATTAACCGCTAAAGACTTTGCGGTATTGAGAATTCCACTTGAATCTGGTAGACAAAGTCCTGACTCAGTAGGTGGCATTTTATTTTTAGGGATTTTCTTACAATGGTTACTTTATTTTCTTACTTATTATGTAGCTGGTGCTTATACAAGATTCCCAAATATTGAAAAAGTTCAAGATACACATTTTTGGATTACGATTATCCTGTCTGGTCTTTCTCTACTCTTTTGTATTCCAACAGTGTATAGAAAACTAGACAAGCTTCAATATTTAATAAGCATCATTGTTTCTCAAAATTTATTCGGAGTATTTCCCTACTTTTGTGGCTTGTTCCTAATAGGTGAAGGTCCTAATGCAACAACAGAAATGATGATTACTTTTACATATATTTCGTTAACAATCGCAATCGTATTATTTATTGCCACAAGTATACGCTTTTACATCTTATTAAAAAAAGGAAAATACCGTGAAGGATCAACAAGAGGGATCATTCGATCTAAGGTAGAAGCAACTTCTTACTTACCTTTCGCAATAATTGGTGGGTTGGGATTATTCTATATCCTCCAATATATGATAAAAAGTGGAGCTCTGGCATCGTTTGAACATTTCATTATGACGCTGCTTTTTCTATTGATTTTCTATGCAATGATCTTTGTACTTCCAGAGCAACTTGTTATTTTATACTGCAAGTTCCGATTCAAAAGCTTTACTTTTAATGAAAGAGGCTATTTGTATTCAGAAGAAGAAAATAAAACCTATAAAGTCACTTAA
- a CDS encoding WXG100 family type VII secretion target — MNSDKVRDLASVFQKSSDAIKTDESKLMQSFQINTDSWSGEARTKFDALLDEAGVLFQRHSDNLYNISQELQSAAYEVDRVREEIERQRELERLARLGMG, encoded by the coding sequence ATGAATTCGGATAAAGTCAGAGATTTAGCCAGTGTGTTTCAAAAGTCTTCTGATGCGATAAAGACGGATGAGTCTAAACTAATGCAAAGTTTCCAAATAAATACTGATTCGTGGTCTGGAGAAGCACGGACGAAATTCGATGCTCTTCTTGATGAGGCGGGAGTTTTATTCCAACGACATTCAGATAATTTATACAACATAAGCCAAGAATTGCAAAGCGCAGCTTATGAGGTGGACAGAGTAAGAGAAGAGATAGAGAGGCAAAGAGAATTGGAGAGGCTTGCTAGGCTAGGAATGGGGTAG